The nucleotide window GGAGTTGGGTTGGATGTTACTGAGAAAACCGATAGTTCTACAGATTGGCAGTGTTGCTTAGGGCGGCTGGACGAACAGTATCGCTTTGCGGTTACACTTGGCGGAAACTTGCTACCCATGCAGATAGAGGTGAGAACCTTTTCGTCGTCTCACCTCTTTTAAGCTAGCTTGGTGAGGTGAAGTTAGCTCGACTCTCCAAGCATCGCTTTTAATACTTCAGCGGGTACTGGCTGCAGTTGCTTGTCTTTATCAAGACAGACCATTTCAATATCACCAATCACAGCAGGCTTGGTCGCATTCTTACGCCACACTTCTTGTCGCCATAGCGTTTTGTATTTGCCATCGAGTTCAAAAGAGGTTCGGATGTCGCAGATCTCAGCGAATTCAACACCATCTTGAAAAGTCATGTTGGCTTTATAGACCGCAAAACCTAGTCCGTGCTCGTTCCACAATTCCGCCAGTTTATCGCTACCCAAGACATGTTCGCGCGCACGCTCAAAGTATTTTAGAAAGTTAGGGTGATAAACCACACCTGAGTGATCGGTATCTTCATAGTAAATTTGTACTGGGTGATGGTAGATCTGACTCATTAGTATCAACTCTTGGTAAGTAGTGGGGC belongs to Vibrio splendidus and includes:
- a CDS encoding thioesterase family protein, which encodes MSQIYHHPVQIYYEDTDHSGVVYHPNFLKYFERAREHVLGSDKLAELWNEHGLGFAVYKANMTFQDGVEFAEICDIRTSFELDGKYKTLWRQEVWRKNATKPAVIGDIEMVCLDKDKQLQPVPAEVLKAMLGESS